ACCAAACGCGTGAGCCCCTCCATGGCGTAGTATTCGCATTGAACCGGAATTAGGACCGTTTTCGCGGCCGTCAGCGCGTTGATCGTCAGAATGCCGAGGGCCGGCGGGCAATCAATAAGGATAACGTCATAATCACCTGCCAATTCTCCCAAAACATCGTTCAAGTACCGTTCACGATTTTCGATATGAGCCAATTCAATCTCAATCCCGGCAAGATCGGCATTCGCTGGCAGGATGAACAGATTCCGAACGAGGGTTTCTATTCGAATGCTTTGAATGGGGCCGTCCTTGATTAAGGAGTGATAGACGGTATGCCGAAGCGACCGAGGATCAATGCCCAGACCGCTCGTGGCATTTCCTTGAGGATCTAAATCGACCAAGAGGACCGATCGTCCCTCAAGCGCAACGGCCGACGCCAAATTCACGGACGTTGTTGTCTTCCCTACTCCACCTTTCTGATTGGCGACAGCAACTATTTTTCCCATATATTCAATTACTTATAGAACAAATCGATCTCTGTTCCACGTGGAACTGACTTGTGCTTCCTTTTTCGGAGAGCGTTCAAGGATCGAGAGAACTCGACGCCCGAACTTCATTGGAAGATCGAATTGTCGTTCCGCGGTTAGCACCCATTTAGGATAAGCCAATTGATTGAATGGCTTGGCTAAATAAAGAATGATTTTTCCGTGATTGGCTAAGAGCCTCTCCCCCTGTTCAAAAATTTCATCGGGTTTTAGCGCGCGAGTCACTATGTAATCAAATTGATGAAAAGGCTTCGATTGAACAATAAATTGCCTGAGTGTTCCACAGAATACACTGATCTGCTTGAGGCGCAGAATCCCAATCACCGAGAGCAGGAAAGAAGCTTTCTTTTTGACAGGTTCCACAAGGGTCACGTGCAAATCGTCTCGAACGATTTTGAGAGGGATCCCGGGAAACCCAGCCCCCGTTCCAACATCTAGTAGCCACGCTTCCTTTTTTATTGATTCGACAGAGAAACATGCAAGCGAATCAATGAAATGCTTCACAATGATCTCTTGATCATCTCTGATACTGGTCAAATTGATTGATTGACTCCATGTTTTGAGTTGATCGAAATGAACCAGCAGTTGTTTTACCTGTTCTGGCCGCAATGGAACCCCTATCTCTTGAGAACACTGTTCGAGCAACGATGATAAAGATGATCTCTGTTCCACGTGGAACACTTACGCGAACATCGATCCTCGGGTCAACACAATATTTGCGGAACAGGAACGGATTTGATGATGATGATTATGAGTTGGCGGCTCGAGGAGACGAGTGATTCCCCTTTTCTAACGCCACCAATAGAAGTGAGATGGCAGCAGGAGTGATTCCTGAAATTCTTGATGCCTGCCCAACGGTCTCCGGTCGTATCTTCTGAAGTTTTTCCCTCACCTCTCGTGAAAAACCTGTGACCGCATTGTAGTTAAAGCCTGAAGGGATCGATTTCTTCTCCAGTTTTTTGAATTTTTCTATTTGCTGAAGTTGCCGACGGATGTACCCGTCATACTTCACTTGGACTTCGACCTCTTCGGACACCTCTCGTTCTTCCACCCCATCCAGCTCCAGGGCGTGCAATAGGTCGTGATAGGTGGAATCTTGCCTTCTTAGCAGCTCGGCCACAGTTTGAGTTGGAGAAATATTCTCAAGAGAGGTTCCCTTAATCCGCACCCGGACCGAATCCGTTAAATATGGCTTCATCTCGTGGAGACGAGC
This sequence is a window from Candidatus Nitrospira inopinata. Protein-coding genes within it:
- a CDS encoding ParA family protein, whose product is MGKIVAVANQKGGVGKTTTSVNLASAVALEGRSVLLVDLDPQGNATSGLGIDPRSLRHTVYHSLIKDGPIQSIRIETLVRNLFILPANADLAGIEIELAHIENRERYLNDVLGELAGDYDVILIDCPPALGILTINALTAAKTVLIPVQCEYYAMEGLTRLVSSIERVRQSFNPDLSIEGIILTMFDSRNTLARQVAEQVRAHFKEKVYRTVIPRNITLAEAPSYGRPGILYNAASSGSQAYIALAKEFLAYGEESARERT
- the rsmG gene encoding 16S rRNA (guanine(527)-N(7))-methyltransferase RsmG: MEQRSSLSSLLEQCSQEIGVPLRPEQVKQLLVHFDQLKTWSQSINLTSIRDDQEIIVKHFIDSLACFSVESIKKEAWLLDVGTGAGFPGIPLKIVRDDLHVTLVEPVKKKASFLLSVIGILRLKQISVFCGTLRQFIVQSKPFHQFDYIVTRALKPDEIFEQGERLLANHGKIILYLAKPFNQLAYPKWVLTAERQFDLPMKFGRRVLSILERSPKKEAQVSSTWNRDRFVL